In Octopus bimaculoides isolate UCB-OBI-ISO-001 chromosome 28, ASM119413v2, whole genome shotgun sequence, the following are encoded in one genomic region:
- the LOC106868503 gene encoding zinc finger protein 208 encodes MEEREKIVEWISSEHMTKQMRSYDSDMYTRSFLQNSSLSFHTGEKPYHCDVCGKSFSQSIHLTTHKRTHTGEKPYHCDVCGKSFSQSSHLSTHKRIHTGEKPYHCDTCGKSFSENTALTKHNRIHTGEKPYHCDICGISYTDSSTLTMHKRVHTGEKPYQCDICGKSFSQSNQLTKHRRIHTGEKPYHCDICGKSFSANSSLIIHRRVHTGETPYHCDICGKSFSENIALTKHNYIHTGEKPYLCDFCGKSFFHNSNLTQHKRVHTGEKPYHCDICGKVFSQSIHLTKHKCIHTGEKPFHCDVCGKSFSHNSVLTVHKSIHTGERPHHCDVCGKSFSQSNHLTEHIRIHTGERPYQCDICGKSFSNNSNLTQHRRIHTGEKPFPCDVCGKSFSQSIHLTMHKRIHTGEKPYHCIICGKSFSENSKLTRHKRIHTREKGKSEHLLFFIKNVRKEDSISLCSNHIERHSMEDVSEMDRDRPIHLRMRQEKYTNLDLRGKIMEESGKIVELISSEPMTKEMRSYDCDICTKSFFQESDLLRHKRIHTREKPYHCDVCGKSFSHNSILTRHKRIHTGEKPCHCDVCGKSFSDNNHLATHQRIHTGEKPFHCDVCGKSFSQSIHLTGHKLIHTGEKPYHCDICGKSFSQSSHLYTHIRIHTGEKPYHCDICGKSFSENTALTKHNRTHTGEKPYQCDICGVSYSYNRALIIHKRVHTGEKPYQCDICGKSFSSKSVLSTHKRTHTGEKPYPCDICGKSFSSKSILTKHKRTHTGEKPHHFDICGNSYTANIDRTRLKHIHSGEESNDCDICDKSFTNRSSVNAHKRTHTGEKPYQCDICGKSFSQNGALTIHKRVHTGEKPYQCDICDKSFSQKVILVKHIRIHTGEKPYHCDVCGKSFSQSIRLTEHKHIHTGEKPYRCDVCGKSFSRHIGLTEHKHVHTGEKPYHCDVCGKSFSYNSNLAKHKLIHIGVKPYHCDICGKLFSQSIHLTGHIRIHTGEKPYHCDICGKSFSHSSSLTRHKCMRTGERPYHSYLL; translated from the exons atggaagagagagagaaaattgtagAATGGATTTCCTCAGAACACATGACAAAACAGATGAGATCATATGACAGTGATATGTATACAAGGTCCTTCCTTCAAAACAGTAGCCTAAGttttcatacaggggaaaaaccatatcactgtgatgtgtgtggtaaatcattctcccaaagtattcacttaactacacacaaacgtactcatacaggcgagaaaccatatcattgtgatgtctgtggtaaatcattctctcaaagtagtcatttatctacacacaaacgtattcatacgggagagaaaccatatcactgtgatacctgtggtaaatcattctctgaaaatactGCCTTAACAAAGCAcaatcgtattcatacaggagaaaagccatatcattgtgatatctgtggtatatcATACACCGATAGTAGCACCTTAACTAtgcacaaacgtgttcatacaggagagaagccatatcagtgtgatatctgtggtaaatcattctctcaaagtaatcAATTAACgaaacacagacgtattcatacaggagagaaaccgtatcactgtgatatctgtggtaaatctttctctgctAATAGTTCCTTAATTATACACagacgtgttcatacaggagagacaccatatcattgtgatatttgtggtaaatctttctctgaaaATATTGCATTAACAAAACACaattatattcatacaggagagaagccatatctgTGTGActtctgtggtaaatcattctttcataACAGTAACTTAACGCAACACAAGCGcgttcatacaggggagaaaccatatcattgtgatatctgtggtaaagtaTTCTCTCAAAGTAttcacttaactaaacacaaatgtattcatacaggagagaaaccatttcattgtgatgtctgtggtaaatcattctctcataataGTGTCTTAACTGTACACAAAtctattcatacaggagagagaccacatcactgtgatgtctgtggtaaatcattctctcaaagcaATCACTTAACTgaacatatacgtattcatacaggagaaagaccatatcaatgtgatatctgtggtaaatcattctctaataaTAGTAACTTAACAcaacacagacgtattcatacaggtgagaaaccatttccttgtgatgtctgtggtaaatcattctctcagagcaTTCACTTAACtatgcacaaacgtattcatacaggagagaagccatatcactgtattatctgtggtaaatcattctctgaaaatagtaaattaacgagacacaaacgtattcatacaagagagaaagggaaaagcgagcatcttttgttttt cATCAAGAATGTA AGAAAAGAAGACAGTATTTCTTTGTGTAGTAACCATATTGAAAGACACAGTATGGAAGATGTGAGCGAAATGGATCGCGACAGGCCAATTCATCTCCGGATGAGG caagaaaaatatacaaacttgGATTTGAGAGGAAAAATAATGGAAGAGTCAGGGAAAATTGTAGAATTGATTTCCTCTGAACCCATGACAAAAGAGATGAGATCATATGATTGTGATATCTGTACAAAGTCCTTCTTTCAAGAAAGTGACCTACTtaggcacaaacgtattcatacaagagagaaaccatatcactgtgatgtctgtggtaaatccttttcTCATAATAGTATCTTAACtagacataaacgtattcatacgggagagaaaccatgtcattgtgatgtctgtggtaaatctttctctgataATAATCACTTAGCTACACAccaacgcattcatacaggagagaagccatttcactgtgatgtctgtggtaaatcattctctcaaagtattcACTTAACTGGtcacaaacttattcatacaggcgagaaaccatatcattgtgatatctgtggtaaatcattctctcaaagtagtcacttatatacgcacatacgtattcatacaggagagaaaccatatcattgtgatatctgtggtaaatcattctctgaaaatactGCCTTAACAAAGCACAatcgtactcatacaggagagaaaccatatcagtgtgatatctgtggtgtaTCATACTCTTATAATCGTGCCTTAATTATACACAAGCGtgtccatacaggagagaaaccatatcagtgtgatatctgtggtaaatcattctcttcaaAAAGTGTTttatctacacacaaacgtactcatacaggtgagaaaccatatccctgtgatatctgtggtaaatcattctcttcaaAAAGTAtcttaactaaacataaacgtactcatacaggagagaaaccacatcactTTGATATTTGTGGTAACTCGTACACAGCAAATATTGATAGAACTAGACTCAAACATATTCATTCAGGAGAGGAATCAaatgactgtgatatctgtgataaatcattcactAACCGTAGTAGTGTTAATGcacataaacgtactcatacaggagagaagccatatcagtgtgatatctgtggtaaatcattctctcagaatggtgccttaactatacacaaacgtgttcatacaggagagaaaccatatcagtgtgatatttgtgataaatcattctctcaaaaagttATCTTAGTCAAACACattcgtattcatacaggagagaaaccatatcactgtgatgtctgcggtaaatcattctcacaaagTATTCGCTTAAcagaacacaaacatattcatacaggagagaaaccatatcgttgtgatgtctgtggtaaatcattctctcgacaTATTGGTTTAACTGAACACAAacatgttcatacaggagagaaaccttatcactgtgatgtctgtggtaaatcattctcttataaTAGTAACTTAGCAAAACACAAACTCATTCATATTGGGgtgaaaccatatcattgtgacatctgtggtaaattattctctcaaAGTATTCACTTAACAggacatatacgtattcatacaggagagaaaccatatcattgtgatatctgtggtaaatcattctctcatagtaGTAGCTTAACGAGACACAAATGTATGcgtacaggagagagaccatatcactcCTATCTGTTgtga